The following DNA comes from Kitasatospora sp. NBC_01287.
GTGCGCGTTGGTGATGTCCTTGCCGCGTACGCCGGCCAGCCAGACCACCTTGGTCACGCCCAGGGCCCGCTTGAGCTCCTCCTCGACCTGGTCGCGGCTCCTGCCGGGGTTGCGGTTGTCGTTGACGACCGAGCTCTCGGTGACCAGCAGGGTGCCCTGGCCGTCGCTCTCGAAGGAGCCGCCCTCGGCGACGAGCGGGGTCCGGATCCGCTCGACTCCGTACTTCGCCAGCACGGCGCGGGCGACGCCCGCGTCGTCGGCGTGCTGCTGCTTGCCGCCCCAGCCACTGAAGTTGAAGTCGACGCCCTTGACCTTCCCGGCCTCCTCGACGAACACCGGCACGGTGTCGCGCGCCCACAGGTCGTCCACCGGGGTGGAGAAGATCTCGACGTCCGAGCCGCAGGCGTTCTTCGCCGAGGCCTCCTGACCGGGCCGCACCAGCAGGACCACCGGCTCCCGGCTCCCGATCGCCCGCGCCACACCCGCGATGTCCGTGCGGACGGCGTCGAGCTGCCCGCCCCAGACGTCCTGCGACGCGGGCCACGCCATGAACGTGCGCGCGTGCTCCTCCCACTCGGCGCCGAGCCTGCGCCCGGGCGTCGCACCGCTCGGACCGCTCGTGCCGTTCGTGCCGCCGGAGGCCGGTGCGCCGGCGCCGGGCGTGTCGGCCGCGTCGTTCAGGTCGTCGGGTCCGGTGCAGGCCGCCGCGCCGAGCGCCACGACGCCGGCACCGGCGAGGGACCGCAGCACGGTGCGGCGGGACAGGGGTGAGCGGGGCACGTGGTTCTCCGGAGGTGGCAGGTGGAGCGCGTACGGGGGAGGGCCCGGCACCGCCGCCGTCGAAGGCGCGGGGCCGGCACCGGCTGCGGGCGGCTCACGTGGTGTTAGCGGCTCACGTGGTGTTAGGGGAGCGGTTCCTGCATCGTCGAGCAGTGGATGCCGCCACCGCCCGCCATCAGGCGGTCCACGTCGAGCTGGATGACCTCACGGCCGGGGAAGGCCGCTTCCAGGGTCCGCTTGGCGGCCGCGTCCTTGTAGGCGTCGCCGAACTGGGCGGCGATGACGGCGCCGTTGACGACATGGAAGTTCAGGTACGAGTCGACGAAGT
Coding sequences within:
- a CDS encoding agmatine/peptidylarginine deiminase, which codes for MPRSPLSRRTVLRSLAGAGVVALGAAACTGPDDLNDAADTPGAGAPASGGTNGTSGPSGATPGRRLGAEWEEHARTFMAWPASQDVWGGQLDAVRTDIAGVARAIGSREPVVLLVRPGQEASAKNACGSDVEIFSTPVDDLWARDTVPVFVEEAGKVKGVDFNFSGWGGKQQHADDAGVARAVLAKYGVERIRTPLVAEGGSFESDGQGTLLVTESSVVNDNRNPGRSRDQVEEELKRALGVTKVVWLAGVRGKDITNAHVDCLARFAAPGVVLLDQAFPGLPADVWSRSADQARSVLADATDATGSKLRVIEIPQPDPDRITGRGDAFVSSYLNFYIGDKGVYLPLFGDPKADDQAQQILKDHVPNREIVPIRIDTIASGGGGIHCSTHDQPAG